A single window of Bordetella genomosp. 11 DNA harbors:
- a CDS encoding EAL domain-containing protein, translating into MPTSLSIRRRIAAILVTLFAAALPFLLVLPIVLHEAQRQLAGEASVTAGVLRRQLENILLRAQDVTQRLIPTLDRPCGEVLTRLHQTGALQPYFRSLLLVRDDIVYCSSIYGMPNAPLIALSPQEHVPQGMYVTPVSGTLLLPDRPAVMVSQGVREGLGVVAFLDAQYLYDLKLAAARDGAYDVDILLGQRDVPLLDAGERQRSARTPGPDTQQSVSAMFPVQVRVTPLAIQRATVRAHVWRGYAAFLLLASVLCGYFAYRFYGWRVSIPGEIRKGIRLRQFHLVYQPVIDMATGRMSGVEALLRWRHPRLGNVRPDLFIAAAEEYHIIDDLTRHMFQLAANDLALLDLPPGSHLGVNVCGAHMVADRFVADVDALLSRVRAHAGVTLVLEVTERHPLPDTPALRAHMAELREHGVQWALDDFGTGHSSLSYLQKLHANFLKIDRAFVSTADTEAVGNVVLDTIIGLAQQLGLAMIAEGVETEAQEAYLRDKGVQFAQGYLFARPMPPRDLAAWRLARERAAARPAPPHAPLDMPTPAGA; encoded by the coding sequence GTGCCTACCAGCCTATCGATTCGGCGCAGGATCGCCGCCATCCTGGTCACGCTGTTCGCCGCGGCTCTGCCTTTTCTGCTGGTTCTCCCCATCGTCCTGCACGAAGCGCAACGCCAACTGGCCGGCGAAGCCAGCGTCACGGCCGGCGTCCTGCGCCGGCAGCTGGAAAACATCCTGCTGCGGGCGCAGGACGTCACGCAAAGGCTGATCCCTACCCTGGATCGCCCCTGCGGCGAAGTGCTGACCCGGCTGCACCAGACGGGAGCGCTGCAGCCCTACTTCCGTTCGCTGCTGCTGGTCCGCGACGATATCGTCTACTGCTCGTCCATCTACGGCATGCCCAACGCGCCGCTGATTGCGCTCTCGCCGCAGGAACACGTACCGCAAGGGATGTACGTGACGCCCGTGTCGGGCACCCTGCTGCTGCCGGACCGGCCCGCCGTGATGGTGTCCCAGGGAGTGCGGGAGGGCCTCGGCGTAGTGGCCTTCCTCGATGCCCAGTACCTGTACGACCTGAAACTGGCCGCCGCGCGGGATGGCGCCTACGATGTCGACATCCTGCTGGGGCAGCGCGACGTACCGCTGCTGGATGCCGGCGAACGCCAGCGCAGCGCGCGCACGCCCGGCCCCGATACGCAGCAATCGGTGTCGGCGATGTTCCCGGTGCAGGTCCGCGTAACGCCGCTGGCGATCCAGCGCGCTACCGTGCGGGCCCATGTATGGCGGGGCTACGCCGCCTTCCTGCTGCTGGCCAGCGTGCTATGCGGTTATTTCGCCTACCGGTTCTACGGCTGGCGCGTATCGATCCCGGGCGAAATCCGCAAAGGCATCCGCCTGCGCCAGTTCCACCTGGTCTACCAGCCGGTCATCGACATGGCGACCGGCCGTATGTCCGGCGTGGAGGCGCTGCTGCGCTGGCGCCATCCGCGACTGGGCAATGTGCGGCCGGACCTGTTCATCGCCGCCGCCGAGGAATACCACATCATCGACGACCTGACCCGTCATATGTTCCAGCTGGCGGCCAACGATCTGGCACTGCTGGACCTGCCGCCGGGCAGCCATCTGGGCGTGAACGTCTGCGGCGCGCACATGGTCGCGGACCGCTTCGTCGCCGACGTCGACGCCCTGTTGTCGCGGGTGCGCGCGCACGCGGGCGTCACCCTGGTCCTGGAGGTGACCGAACGCCATCCCTTGCCCGACACGCCCGCGCTGCGCGCCCACATGGCCGAGCTGCGCGAACACGGCGTGCAATGGGCGCTGGACGACTTCGGCACCGGCCACAGCTCGCTGTCCTACCTGCAAAAGCTGCACGCGAATTTCTTGAAAATCGACCGCGCCTTCGTCAGCACCGCCGACACCGAGGCGGTGGGCAACGTGGTGCTGGACACCATCATCGGGCTGGCCCAGCAACTGGGCCTGGCGATGATCGCCGAAGGCGTCGAAACCGAGGCCCAGGAAGCCTATCTGCGCGACAAGGGCGTGCAATTCGCCCAGGGCTACCTTTTCGCGCGGCCGATGCCGCCGCGCGACCTGGCTGCATGGCGCCTGGCCCGCGAGCGCGCCGCGGCGCGCCCGGCGCCGCCCCACGCGCCGCTCGACATGCCCACGCCGGCCGGCGCCTGA
- a CDS encoding MFS transporter, giving the protein MFLSFAVKKAYPFGAGMPANQRWAATLGLLLGVCMASLDTAIANTALPAIARDLQTTEARSIWVISSYQLSMVAALLPAATLGEIVGHRRIMVFGLVLFTLASLACGMAPDLEWLVAGRVVQGLGAAATMAVNGAMLRFIYPEKLLGRGVGLNSVMVALAFAAGPTAASLVLTVATWHWLFLINVPVGMIAIYFSLRALPVTTRTRRPFDTLGAVLCAGFLALLVFSLNEGAQLAAARTIVITSVLCVVCLLLLLKRQAGHPAPFLAVDLLRRPVFALSAATGVCSFATQSLAFVSLPFMLQNVLGYTQVETGFLITPWPVLVAVMAPIAGRLSDRMHVGILAGIGMAMLAVGMVLLATMPAEPSVFALCWRLAVCGAGFGFFQSPNVRALITAAPPERAGGASGMVGTVRLLGQSSGAALVAACFHVSTERGAILALWLGAVFAAAAAVASVMRLKYRQRPAAAKG; this is encoded by the coding sequence ATGTTCCTCTCCTTCGCGGTTAAAAAAGCCTATCCCTTCGGCGCGGGCATGCCCGCCAACCAGCGCTGGGCGGCCACCCTCGGCCTGCTGCTGGGCGTGTGCATGGCCAGCCTGGATACGGCCATCGCGAATACGGCGTTGCCCGCCATCGCGCGCGACCTGCAGACTACGGAAGCCCGCTCGATCTGGGTGATCAGCTCCTACCAGCTATCCATGGTCGCGGCCCTGCTGCCGGCCGCCACGCTGGGCGAGATCGTCGGTCACCGGCGCATCATGGTGTTCGGCCTGGTGCTGTTCACGCTGGCCTCGCTGGCGTGCGGCATGGCGCCCGATCTGGAATGGCTGGTCGCCGGCCGTGTGGTGCAAGGCTTGGGAGCGGCAGCCACCATGGCGGTAAACGGCGCGATGCTGCGCTTCATCTACCCGGAAAAGCTGCTGGGGCGCGGTGTGGGGCTGAACTCGGTGATGGTCGCGCTGGCCTTCGCCGCCGGCCCGACGGCAGCATCGCTGGTGCTGACGGTGGCCACCTGGCATTGGCTGTTCCTGATCAACGTGCCGGTGGGCATGATCGCCATCTATTTCAGCCTGCGCGCGCTGCCCGTCACGACGCGCACGCGGCGTCCGTTCGACACGCTGGGCGCGGTATTGTGCGCCGGGTTCCTCGCGCTGCTGGTGTTCAGCCTGAACGAGGGCGCCCAGCTGGCCGCCGCGCGAACCATCGTGATCACCTCGGTGCTGTGCGTCGTGTGCCTGCTTCTGCTGCTTAAGCGCCAGGCAGGCCACCCGGCGCCTTTTCTCGCGGTGGATCTGCTGCGCCGGCCGGTGTTCGCGCTGTCGGCGGCCACGGGGGTGTGCTCATTCGCGACCCAGTCGCTGGCCTTCGTGTCGCTGCCCTTCATGCTGCAGAACGTGCTGGGCTATACACAGGTGGAGACCGGCTTCCTGATCACGCCGTGGCCGGTGCTGGTGGCCGTGATGGCGCCCATCGCGGGCCGCCTGTCCGATCGCATGCACGTCGGCATCCTGGCCGGCATCGGAATGGCCATGCTGGCCGTGGGCATGGTGCTGCTGGCCACCATGCCGGCCGAGCCGTCGGTCTTCGCCCTGTGCTGGCGCCTGGCGGTGTGCGGCGCGGGCTTCGGCTTCTTCCAGTCGCCCAATGTGCGGGCCCTGATCACCGCCGCGCCGCCGGAGCGCGCGGGCGGGGCCAGCGGCATGGTCGGGACGGTGCGCCTGCTGGGCCAATCCAGCGGCGCGGCCCTGGTGGCCGCCTGCTTTCACGTGTCGACCGAGCGCGGCGCGATCCTGGCCTTGTGGCTGGGCGCCGTGTTCGCCGCCGCGGCGGCCGTCGCCAGTGTGATGCGCCTGAAATATCGCCAGCGCCCGGCGGCGGCCAAGGGCTGA
- a CDS encoding DUF378 domain-containing protein, translating to MALNMTHTPSGSTGISILTPLDWIALVLAIIGGLNWGLVGAFSFDLVAAIFGAGSTIARLVYILVGLAALYLIYFAIRAGSVKA from the coding sequence ATGGCCCTGAACATGACCCATACCCCCTCCGGCAGCACGGGCATCAGTATCCTGACGCCCCTGGATTGGATCGCCCTGGTCCTCGCCATCATCGGCGGGCTCAACTGGGGACTGGTCGGTGCATTCAGCTTCGACCTCGTCGCGGCCATTTTCGGCGCGGGATCCACCATCGCCCGCCTCGTCTACATCCTGGTGGGCCTGGCCGCCCTGTATCTGATCTACTTCGCGATCCGGGCCGGATCCGTCAAGGCTTGA
- a CDS encoding AEC family transporter, giving the protein MFSTLQILAPIFALILAGFVLRRRGIVGPAACVELNRFVVWLALPALLFKLMAHATWSQLYQPAFVAAFGLGSAAVFIVTLVWRLRLGRHLVDASVDAIAASYANTAYIGFPLILALFGNAGMAPATIATLLVVSVLFAITVALIEVGLQTERAPHKAGLKVLRGMTRNPLIVAPAAGALVAVAGLPVPAAADRFLDLLGAAATPCALVCLGLFLAEKRAAAQSRRVSLALTAGKLVLQPALTWWLAARVFAMPVPLAQMAVLLAALPTGTGPFMLAEFYRREAVITARTILLSTVGSLVSLTVLLHWMLLG; this is encoded by the coding sequence ATGTTCTCCACCCTGCAAATCCTTGCTCCCATCTTCGCTCTGATCCTGGCCGGCTTCGTCCTGCGCCGGCGCGGCATCGTAGGGCCCGCCGCTTGTGTGGAGCTGAATCGTTTCGTCGTCTGGCTGGCGCTGCCCGCGCTGCTGTTCAAGCTGATGGCGCACGCCACCTGGAGCCAGCTGTACCAGCCTGCCTTCGTGGCCGCCTTCGGTCTGGGCAGCGCGGCTGTTTTCATCGTGACTTTGGTATGGCGTCTGCGGCTGGGACGTCATCTGGTCGATGCCAGCGTCGACGCCATCGCCGCCTCGTATGCCAACACGGCCTATATCGGCTTTCCGCTCATTCTCGCGCTGTTCGGCAACGCGGGGATGGCGCCTGCCACCATCGCGACGCTGCTGGTGGTGTCGGTGTTGTTCGCCATTACGGTGGCGCTGATCGAGGTGGGGCTGCAGACCGAGCGCGCGCCGCACAAGGCGGGCTTGAAAGTGCTGCGAGGCATGACCCGCAATCCGCTGATCGTGGCGCCGGCGGCCGGCGCCCTGGTGGCCGTGGCGGGCCTGCCGGTGCCGGCGGCGGCCGATCGTTTCCTGGATTTGCTGGGGGCCGCCGCCACGCCGTGCGCGCTGGTGTGCCTGGGATTGTTCCTGGCCGAGAAGCGGGCGGCGGCGCAATCGCGGCGTGTCTCGCTGGCGCTGACGGCCGGCAAGCTTGTGCTGCAGCCGGCGCTGACATGGTGGCTGGCGGCCCGCGTTTTCGCGATGCCGGTACCGCTGGCGCAGATGGCGGTGCTGCTGGCGGCCCTGCCCACGGGCACGGGCCCTTTCATGCTGGCGGAGTTCTATCGGCGCGAGGCCGTCATCACGGCGCGCACCATTCTGCTGTCGACGGTCGGTTCGCTGGTGTCGCTGACGGTTCTGTTGCACTGGATGCTGCTGGGGTAA
- a CDS encoding LysR family transcriptional regulator, with translation MLDIKPLRYFVTLAETRHFGRAAARLHLSQPPLSRQLASLEAALGVKLLERNPRMVALTPAGERFLVDAKAILAAVEQAGRNAQAAARGDAGALSIGFTMYAAYSVIPTYAKAYGSAYPEVALKLREVVSQDLAAQVLDGRIDAAVVMAGGHFGELSNRVVVREPLCVALSRGHPRARSRRPMRIGQLAGEPFIMTSSEVGPALRANIVEHCRQAGFEPIVRLEVQLQQTVLNMVDEGVGVALVPSSMRKSRLPGVAFRPLANAPHSELVLLWSPRNRNPCLSNFLALATPA, from the coding sequence GTGCTGGACATCAAACCCCTGCGTTACTTCGTCACCCTGGCGGAGACGCGCCATTTCGGCCGCGCCGCGGCGCGCCTGCATCTGTCGCAGCCTCCGCTAAGCCGCCAACTGGCCAGCCTGGAAGCGGCGCTAGGCGTCAAACTGCTGGAGCGCAACCCCCGCATGGTGGCACTGACACCGGCGGGCGAACGCTTTCTCGTCGACGCCAAGGCCATCCTGGCGGCCGTGGAACAGGCCGGCCGCAATGCGCAGGCCGCCGCGCGCGGCGACGCCGGCGCCCTATCCATCGGCTTCACCATGTACGCCGCCTATAGCGTCATCCCCACCTACGCCAAGGCCTATGGCAGCGCATACCCGGAGGTGGCGCTGAAACTCCGGGAGGTCGTATCGCAGGACCTTGCCGCCCAGGTACTGGACGGCCGCATCGACGCCGCGGTGGTGATGGCCGGCGGCCATTTCGGCGAACTGTCCAACCGCGTCGTGGTACGCGAACCGCTGTGCGTGGCGCTATCGCGCGGCCATCCACGCGCGCGCAGCCGCCGCCCGATGCGCATCGGCCAGTTGGCCGGCGAGCCGTTCATCATGACGTCCAGCGAGGTCGGCCCGGCACTGCGCGCGAACATCGTCGAGCATTGCCGCCAGGCGGGTTTCGAACCCATCGTGCGGTTGGAAGTACAGTTGCAGCAAACCGTGCTGAATATGGTGGACGAAGGCGTGGGCGTCGCCCTGGTACCCTCTTCCATGCGCAAGTCGCGCCTGCCGGGCGTGGCGTTCCGGCCGCTGGCCAATGCGCCGCACTCCGAGCTGGTCCTGCTGTGGTCGCCCCGCAACCGCAATCCCTGCCTATCCAATTTCCTGGCGCTGGCGACGCCGGCCTAG
- a CDS encoding ABC transporter ATP-binding protein: MPRFPNPIYRRFETLIDPFRPAQDEPPPDDVLRFYRHYLRQVRTALLFLLLVGLAGALIDVTLFRFLGRIVDLVRGQPVAAFFAEHGKTLIGMALVVLVLRPIVTGLHDMLVHQTLSPGLTTLVRWQNHRYVVKQGLGFFHSDFAGRIANRILQTGVALRESTLQAVDAVWHVLIYSGSALILFFDADWRLTIPLIIWIVGYILTLIRFVPRVKSRSATASEASSKLMGRIVDGYTNIGTLKLFAHSQREELYAREAMAEQTGKAQMAARLVTGMGFTIAILNGILIAGTPGLALWLWSEGRMSVGDIALATGLAMRIADMSGWIMWVVNGIFENVGTVQDGIRTIARPRVVADDVDAKPLHVTHGRICFENVGFGYGKGGLVFTRLNLDVAPGEKIGLIGPSGAGKSSLVSILLRLYDVEAGRILIDGQDITKVTQESLRAQIGVVTQDTSLLHRSLRENLLYGRPDASEEALMHAIRQARADEFIFDLTDGEGHRGLDANVGERGVKLSGGQRQRIAIARVLLKDAPILVLDEATSALDSDVEAAIQENLETLMHGKTVIAIAHRLSTIARMDRLVVMEHGNIVEMGTHAALLAHDGVYARLWRRQTGGFVGLE; encoded by the coding sequence ATGCCCCGCTTCCCGAATCCGATCTACCGCCGCTTCGAAACGCTGATCGATCCTTTCCGTCCGGCGCAGGACGAACCGCCGCCCGACGACGTGCTGCGCTTCTACCGGCACTACCTGCGCCAGGTGCGCACCGCGCTGCTTTTCCTGCTGCTCGTGGGGCTGGCCGGCGCGCTGATCGACGTCACGCTGTTTCGCTTCCTGGGCCGCATCGTCGACCTGGTCCGGGGCCAGCCCGTGGCCGCGTTTTTCGCCGAACATGGCAAGACGCTGATCGGCATGGCACTGGTGGTCCTGGTCCTGCGCCCCATCGTCACGGGCCTGCACGATATGCTGGTGCACCAGACACTGTCGCCCGGGCTGACCACGCTGGTTCGCTGGCAGAACCACCGCTACGTGGTGAAGCAGGGCCTGGGATTCTTCCACAGCGATTTCGCCGGCCGCATCGCCAACCGCATCCTGCAGACGGGCGTGGCGCTGCGCGAATCGACGCTGCAGGCCGTGGACGCGGTGTGGCATGTACTGATCTATTCGGGCAGCGCGCTGATCCTGTTCTTCGATGCGGACTGGCGGCTGACCATTCCGCTGATCATCTGGATCGTGGGCTACATCCTGACGCTGATCCGCTTCGTCCCGCGCGTCAAATCGCGCTCGGCGACGGCGTCCGAGGCCAGCTCGAAACTGATGGGCCGCATCGTGGACGGCTATACCAACATCGGTACGCTCAAGCTTTTCGCGCACAGCCAGCGCGAGGAACTCTACGCGCGCGAAGCGATGGCGGAACAGACGGGCAAGGCGCAGATGGCGGCGCGCCTGGTCACGGGAATGGGGTTCACCATCGCGATCCTGAACGGCATCCTGATCGCCGGCACGCCGGGGCTGGCGCTGTGGCTATGGAGCGAGGGCCGCATGTCCGTGGGCGATATCGCACTGGCAACCGGCCTGGCGATGCGGATCGCCGATATGTCCGGGTGGATCATGTGGGTGGTGAACGGGATTTTCGAGAACGTGGGGACGGTGCAAGATGGCATCCGGACGATCGCGCGGCCGCGGGTGGTGGCGGACGATGTGGACGCGAAGCCCTTGCACGTCACCCATGGACGGATTTGCTTCGAAAACGTGGGGTTCGGGTACGGCAAGGGTGGCCTGGTGTTTACGAGGCTGAACCTGGATGTGGCGCCGGGAGAAAAAATCGGGCTGATCGGGCCGTCGGGGGCGGGCAAGTCGTCGCTGGTGAGCATTCTGCTGCGGCTGTACGACGTGGAGGCGGGGCGCATTCTGATCGACGGGCAGGATATCACCAAGGTGACGCAGGAATCGCTGCGCGCGCAGATCGGGGTGGTGACGCAGGATACGTCGCTGCTGCATCGTTCGCTACGCGAGAACCTGCTGTACGGCCGGCCGGATGCGAGCGAGGAAGCGCTGATGCATGCGATCCGGCAGGCACGCGCCGATGAGTTCATTTTCGACCTGACGGACGGGGAAGGCCATCGCGGACTGGACGCGAATGTGGGAGAACGGGGTGTCAAGCTGTCGGGCGGACAGCGGCAACGTATCGCGATCGCGCGGGTGCTGTTGAAGGACGCGCCGATTCTGGTGCTGGACGAAGCGACGTCGGCGCTGGATTCCGATGTGGAGGCGGCGATCCAGGAGAACCTGGAGACGCTGATGCACGGAAAGACCGTGATCGCGATCGCGCATCGGCTGTCGACGATTGCCAGGATGGATCGGCTGGTGGTGATGGAACATGGGAACATCGTGGAGATGGGCACCCATGCGGCATTGCTGGCGCACGACGGGGTGTATGCGAGGTTGTGGCGTCGGCAGACCGGGGGGTTCGTGGGATTGGAGTGA
- a CDS encoding IS256 family transposase — MATKQKAPPRELPSIPANLMDEFVKGPMTPEAVQDLSMAFKKALVERALGAEMGQHLGYAAGTDPPAGTTNHRNGTSGKTVITDDGPLRVDIPRDREGSFAPILISKHKRRFTGFDDKIIAMYARGMTVREIQGFLVEQYGTEVSLEFISSVTDAVMEEVVAWQNRPLETMYPVVFFDALRVKIREDGVVRNKAVYLALGILSDGTRDILGLWIEQTEGSKFWMKVFNELKTRGTLDILIAVTDGLKGMEQALNAVFPSTTLQTCIVHLMRSSVDYASWKERRTVAAALRPIYTAPTVEAAEAALAVFEQGHWGQRYPTIAQTWRRAWDRVIPFFTFPPAIRKIIYTTNAIESLNAQLRRSIKTREHFPSDDAATKLLWLVLRNITGTWGCATHDWRVAMNQFAIIYAERFTDPYH, encoded by the coding sequence ATGGCTACCAAGCAGAAGGCACCTCCCAGGGAACTGCCATCGATTCCAGCGAATTTGATGGATGAGTTTGTCAAAGGTCCGATGACGCCTGAGGCGGTACAGGATCTATCGATGGCGTTCAAGAAAGCCCTGGTCGAGCGGGCGCTTGGCGCAGAAATGGGTCAGCACTTGGGCTATGCCGCGGGCACGGACCCGCCGGCAGGCACCACGAACCATCGCAACGGCACGAGTGGCAAGACGGTGATAACCGATGATGGGCCGCTGCGGGTCGATATTCCGCGAGATCGGGAAGGCAGTTTTGCGCCGATCCTGATTTCCAAGCATAAGCGGCGCTTTACGGGATTCGATGACAAGATCATCGCCATGTATGCCCGCGGGATGACGGTGCGCGAGATCCAGGGATTTCTGGTTGAGCAGTACGGCACGGAAGTCTCACTGGAGTTCATCAGCTCGGTGACTGACGCGGTTATGGAAGAGGTGGTCGCTTGGCAGAACCGGCCTTTGGAGACCATGTATCCGGTGGTGTTCTTCGACGCGTTACGGGTGAAGATCCGCGAGGATGGCGTGGTCCGCAACAAGGCGGTGTACCTGGCGCTGGGGATCTTATCGGACGGCACCCGCGACATTCTGGGCCTGTGGATTGAGCAGACCGAGGGCTCGAAGTTCTGGATGAAGGTGTTCAACGAACTCAAGACCCGGGGCACATTGGATATCTTGATCGCCGTCACCGATGGCTTAAAGGGGATGGAGCAGGCGCTGAACGCGGTCTTCCCCAGCACGACACTGCAAACCTGCATCGTTCATCTGATGCGCAGCAGCGTGGATTATGCAAGCTGGAAAGAGCGTCGTACCGTGGCGGCAGCCTTGAGGCCGATCTACACCGCGCCCACTGTGGAGGCTGCTGAAGCCGCGCTGGCCGTGTTTGAGCAAGGCCACTGGGGCCAGAGATATCCGACCATCGCCCAGACCTGGCGTCGCGCCTGGGATCGCGTGATCCCGTTTTTTACGTTTCCCCCGGCGATCCGAAAGATTATCTACACCACCAATGCCATTGAGAGCTTAAATGCGCAGTTGCGCCGATCGATAAAGACCCGTGAGCACTTCCCCAGTGATGACGCCGCCACCAAGCTATTGTGGCTGGTCCTACGCAATATCACCGGAACGTGGGGCTGCGCCACGCACGACTGGAGGGTAGCCATGAACCAGTTCGCCATCATCTATGCAGAACGCTTCACCGACCCATATCACTGA
- a CDS encoding DUF4150 domain-containing protein, with protein MLAVCQLPGVALGFPDVCKTPIPPIPHVDVATSSMGVPIAWNVLLLAAPVHNMATPVPITLGDTAGVGGGLISQTFMGSSRYMTGAFTVLVMGTPIVRMTSLTVQNTINTVGMQVFSPQPKVVVLAP; from the coding sequence ATGCTGGCCGTATGCCAATTGCCGGGGGTGGCGCTGGGGTTTCCCGATGTGTGCAAGACGCCTATTCCGCCGATTCCTCATGTGGATGTGGCAACCTCCAGCATGGGGGTGCCGATTGCCTGGAATGTGCTGCTGTTGGCGGCACCGGTACATAACATGGCGACACCGGTGCCGATCACCTTGGGGGATACGGCGGGAGTGGGCGGCGGGCTGATATCGCAGACTTTCATGGGTAGTTCGCGATATATGACGGGGGCGTTCACCGTTCTGGTGATGGGTACGCCGATTGTGAGGATGACGAGCCTGACGGTGCAGAACACCATCAATACCGTGGGGATGCAGGTGTTTTCGCCGCAGCCCAAGGTGGTTGTTTTGGCGCCTTGA
- a CDS encoding pentapeptide repeat-containing protein, with protein sequence MNTETLLDKVRHGEVVENTDLRGADLRGLDLAGGFFDEVNFSGARMAGCRLDDSQFTHCRFDGTDLSDARLEEARIVLSSMREADLSRAMARQSMISESDLTGARFAGAMLDRSSFHAVRLCDADLRIPRLDRAMFAKTELEGADLTGAVLSFVTFYQLDLRRTILAGTSGESAMFVECDLSGHRFVDQHFTLCQFTDSKLDGADFSGAQLRQSNFKGTSLREARFVGAVGPQCLFPQAELTRAVLRGAHFDGAIWADANLDDADLQGASLNLCVFHRARCARADLRHASLVDADFSTADLTDADLREARFLRTRFHRAIQDGTRVSQRTGIIENDPALLEAELWSAGKA encoded by the coding sequence ATGAATACCGAGACCTTGCTGGACAAGGTGCGCCATGGCGAAGTGGTAGAAAATACGGACCTGCGCGGCGCGGACCTTCGCGGCCTGGATTTGGCCGGCGGCTTTTTCGACGAGGTAAATTTCAGCGGCGCGCGGATGGCCGGTTGCCGGCTGGACGATAGCCAGTTCACGCATTGCCGGTTCGACGGCACCGATCTGTCGGATGCACGGCTGGAAGAGGCGCGCATCGTGCTGAGTTCGATGCGCGAGGCCGACCTGAGCCGGGCAATGGCGCGGCAGTCGATGATCAGCGAGTCCGATCTGACGGGTGCGCGGTTTGCCGGGGCGATGCTGGACCGTTCGAGTTTCCACGCGGTGCGCCTGTGCGACGCGGACCTGCGCATTCCCCGGCTGGATCGGGCGATGTTCGCGAAGACGGAGCTGGAAGGCGCGGATTTGACGGGGGCGGTGCTGTCGTTTGTGACGTTCTATCAGTTGGATCTGCGCCGCACGATACTGGCCGGGACGAGCGGCGAGAGCGCGATGTTCGTCGAATGCGACCTGAGCGGACATCGCTTCGTCGATCAGCATTTCACGCTGTGCCAGTTCACCGATAGCAAGCTGGACGGGGCTGACTTCAGCGGTGCCCAGCTGCGGCAGTCGAATTTCAAGGGGACGTCGCTGCGCGAGGCGCGCTTCGTCGGCGCGGTGGGGCCACAATGCCTGTTCCCCCAGGCGGAGTTGACGCGCGCAGTGTTGCGCGGCGCGCATTTCGACGGCGCGATCTGGGCAGACGCGAATCTGGACGATGCGGATCTGCAAGGCGCCAGCCTGAATCTGTGCGTGTTCCACCGGGCCCGTTGCGCGCGCGCGGATTTGCGGCATGCAAGCCTGGTGGACGCCGATTTTTCGACCGCGGACCTGACGGATGCGGATCTGCGCGAGGCGCGCTTTCTGCGGACGCGGTTTCATCGCGCGATCCAGGACGGTACGCGAGTGTCGCAACGCACGGGCATCATCGAGAACGATCCCGCTTTGCTGGAAGCCGAGCTGTGGTCGGCGGGCAAGGCTTGA